A region of Polyangiaceae bacterium DNA encodes the following proteins:
- a CDS encoding tetratricopeptide repeat protein, which produces MDRFDDELREIKREIVESRGLVIKTNNLTNALAADLKTISKRQIAFERRAIWNSAGANFLFVIVVVVVVKLAWDARIDVVQAETRAAKDKIAKLENDVKDMQRRVDDRARAETAASAFYELVRAGRKQEIIEGFEALRKEPLSRAEVAFFTDAVDTARAELGVKTYQNGLDHLRTGRWHEAAVAFEDAIRLKESASHVPSARLHLARAYRKLSRQRDAIPILMQLSEASPDREIVDDAMFLLCECLIDIQAWNDAKTTLRAFIRRFPDSSFINDARMALADISLKH; this is translated from the coding sequence ATGGATCGATTCGACGACGAACTGCGGGAAATCAAGCGTGAAATCGTCGAATCACGCGGGCTCGTCATCAAGACGAACAACCTGACGAACGCCCTGGCGGCCGACCTCAAGACGATCTCCAAACGACAAATCGCGTTCGAACGCCGCGCGATCTGGAACAGCGCAGGCGCCAACTTCCTGTTCGTCATCGTCGTCGTGGTCGTCGTCAAGCTCGCCTGGGACGCTCGCATCGACGTCGTCCAAGCCGAAACGCGCGCTGCAAAAGACAAGATCGCCAAGCTCGAAAATGACGTGAAAGACATGCAGCGCAGGGTCGATGATCGCGCGCGCGCCGAGACCGCTGCATCGGCCTTCTACGAGCTCGTGCGAGCTGGGCGCAAACAAGAGATCATCGAGGGCTTCGAGGCGCTACGCAAAGAACCGCTGTCTCGAGCAGAGGTCGCGTTCTTCACGGATGCCGTCGACACGGCGCGCGCCGAGCTTGGCGTGAAGACCTACCAAAACGGGCTCGATCACTTGCGCACTGGACGTTGGCACGAAGCTGCCGTCGCGTTCGAAGATGCGATTCGGCTGAAGGAAAGCGCGTCGCACGTGCCCTCCGCTCGCCTGCACCTCGCTCGCGCCTACCGCAAGCTGTCGCGACAACGAGACGCGATCCCGATCCTGATGCAGCTCTCGGAAGCGTCACCCGATCGCGAGATCGTCGACGACGCGATGTTCTTGCTCTGCGAGTGTCTCATCGACATCCAGGCATGGAACGACGCGAAGACGACGCTGCGCGCGTTCATCCGGCGCTTTCCCGACAGCTCGTTCATCAACGACGCTCGGATGGCGCTTGCGGACATCTCGCTCAAGCACTGA
- the efp gene encoding elongation factor P — MDTTDIRKGLKMMLDGIKDPFLVVEAQFVKPGKGQAFTRVKLKNMATGAVLERTFKSGEKVELANVEQRVMQYIYPEGSDFVFMDPGTGEQITISGDKIGDDSRWLSDGMNIDVTLHEGNPIGIDLPANVTLQITTCEPGVKGDTASGATKPATLSTGAVINVPLFVKEGEWVKVDTADGKYLERVNR, encoded by the coding sequence ATGGACACGACCGACATCCGCAAAGGCCTCAAGATGATGCTCGACGGGATCAAAGATCCCTTCCTCGTCGTCGAAGCACAGTTCGTAAAACCCGGCAAAGGCCAGGCATTCACCCGCGTGAAACTGAAGAACATGGCCACGGGGGCCGTTCTCGAACGAACGTTCAAGAGTGGTGAAAAAGTCGAGCTTGCAAACGTCGAACAACGGGTGATGCAGTACATCTACCCCGAAGGTTCCGACTTCGTGTTCATGGACCCGGGCACGGGCGAGCAAATCACGATCAGCGGCGACAAGATCGGCGATGACTCCCGGTGGCTCAGCGACGGCATGAACATCGACGTGACGCTGCATGAGGGCAATCCCATCGGGATCGACCTTCCCGCCAACGTCACCTTGCAAATCACGACGTGCGAGCCCGGCGTGAAGGGTGATACGGCCAGCGGCGCCACCAAGCCCGCCACGCTTTCCACGGGCGCCGTCATCAACGTCCCGCTCTTCGTGAAAGAAGGCGAGTGGGTCAAGGTCGACACGGCCGACGGCAAGTACCTCGAACGCGTCAATCGCTGA
- a CDS encoding response regulator transcription factor, with the protein MSDTNTIRVYLIDDHPVLRESLARALDAEPGMAVAGQAGTATEALREIPAVKPDVVLVDLNIPDRDGMELLVALRTQNPTTKLLVLSGYDDEYRVAEALRAGAQGYLVKTAEVAEVIDGIRRISRGEAPLSQRIAGAVVRAMRKPAPEGAGGLDALTPRERQVLRLLATGSSTRETAARLTISPKTVETHRVRIYQKLGCKSAVELTRIAVRTGLIEA; encoded by the coding sequence ATGTCAGATACAAACACGATACGCGTTTACCTCATCGACGATCACCCGGTTTTACGCGAAAGCCTCGCTCGAGCGCTCGACGCGGAACCAGGGATGGCAGTAGCCGGCCAAGCAGGTACGGCAACGGAAGCGTTGCGTGAAATTCCCGCAGTCAAACCAGACGTCGTGCTTGTCGATCTGAACATTCCGGATCGAGATGGCATGGAACTGCTCGTGGCGCTTCGAACGCAAAATCCGACGACAAAACTGCTCGTGCTGAGCGGTTATGACGACGAGTATCGAGTGGCGGAGGCGCTTCGAGCTGGAGCGCAGGGCTACTTGGTCAAGACCGCGGAGGTGGCCGAAGTCATCGATGGCATTCGGCGTATTTCACGCGGTGAAGCGCCGCTCAGCCAACGCATTGCAGGCGCGGTCGTTCGCGCGATGCGCAAGCCAGCGCCCGAAGGTGCAGGCGGGCTCGACGCGCTCACGCCGCGCGAACGACAAGTCTTGCGGCTGCTCGCAACGGGCAGCTCGACGCGCGAGACGGCTGCACGGCTCACGATCAGCCCGAAGACGGTCGAAACGCATCGGGTGCGCATTTACCAAAAGCTCGGCTGCAAAAGCGCGGTCGAATTGACGCGCATCGCCGTGCGAACGGGCCTCATCGAAGCTTGA
- a CDS encoding response regulator has translation MISTPHANVHANSNASGRLVFIVDDDVALVEALSDLLREEGYAVEAHTDVTGALERLHAGIKPDVVLLDYLMPGMNGRDFLVELEREGIDVPVMLFTAMNESRVQVPKRNVRAVIRKPFDLERLLQELSSVP, from the coding sequence ATGATCTCGACACCGCACGCCAATGTTCACGCCAACTCGAATGCGTCTGGCCGATTGGTGTTCATCGTCGATGACGACGTTGCGCTCGTCGAAGCATTGTCGGATCTACTCCGCGAAGAAGGTTATGCAGTCGAAGCGCACACGGATGTGACGGGAGCGCTCGAACGGCTGCATGCAGGCATCAAGCCGGATGTGGTTCTGCTCGATTATTTGATGCCGGGAATGAATGGCCGGGACTTTCTTGTCGAGCTCGAGCGTGAGGGGATTGACGTACCGGTGATGCTTTTTACGGCGATGAACGAATCTCGCGTGCAGGTGCCGAAACGCAACGTACGCGCGGTGATCCGCAAACCGTTTGACCTCGAACGATTGCTGCAAGAGTTGTCGAGCGTCCCCTGA